In Nitrospira sp., one genomic interval encodes:
- a CDS encoding SUMF1/EgtB/PvdO family nonheme iron enzyme, translating to MRALILGLLVPTFIIMGSQLVNSGESKSGSDPGTNVSQESAAKDGAPMVLIQAGPFIMGSNDGLPTERPEHSVILDSYFIDRYEVTLRLYSVFLQETSREAPSTWNDEAVEAVSDRPAVGMAWGDASAYCVWAGKRLPTEAEWEKAARGTDGRRYPWGHMQPFVDIANYNRGVWVSEAITLVPVTGGVEGMSVRHGLKDGGRSPYGLHHMAGNAAEWVADWYDREYYSKSPERNPVGPSAGEKKVLRGGSWADLPVALRVSARFSAEPEFQDRTVGFRCAMDASKP from the coding sequence ATGCGCGCACTTATTCTAGGTCTTCTTGTACCCACATTCATCATCATGGGAAGTCAGTTGGTAAATAGCGGTGAATCTAAGAGTGGATCCGATCCTGGGACGAACGTTTCGCAAGAATCTGCAGCAAAGGATGGCGCACCAATGGTCCTGATCCAAGCTGGCCCCTTCATAATGGGGAGCAATGATGGATTACCCACAGAGCGACCGGAACATTCGGTCATCCTGGATTCGTATTTCATTGACCGGTACGAGGTCACTCTTCGGCTGTATTCGGTTTTCCTACAAGAGACGTCACGCGAGGCTCCATCGACGTGGAATGACGAGGCTGTTGAGGCGGTGAGCGATCGGCCTGCTGTTGGGATGGCTTGGGGAGATGCGTCCGCATATTGCGTATGGGCCGGCAAGAGGCTGCCGACCGAGGCTGAATGGGAAAAAGCAGCCCGAGGGACTGATGGGCGGCGGTACCCATGGGGTCATATGCAACCGTTTGTGGATATCGCCAATTATAACCGAGGAGTGTGGGTAAGTGAGGCCATAACGCTCGTTCCTGTGACAGGGGGGGTAGAAGGAATGAGTGTTCGCCATGGACTCAAGGACGGCGGCCGAAGCCCCTACGGGCTACATCATATGGCTGGGAACGCTGCTGAGTGGGTGGCAGATTGGTATGATCGTGAGTATTATTCCAAGAGTCCAGAACGGAATCCTGTTGGGCCTTCTGCCGGTGAAAAAAAGGTGTTGCGAGGCGGCTCGTGGGCAGACCTTCCTGTGGCTTTGAGGGTTTCTGCACGATTCTCTGCCGAACCTGAATTTCAGGATCGGACGGTTGGTTTCCGTTGCGCGATGGATGCTTCCAAACCGTAG
- a CDS encoding PilT/PilU family type 4a pilus ATPase — protein MDVRTLLEVMVKQEASDLYLTVDAPPIYRIHGSTHRTDASPFTNEQLETLALALMRGQQRGEFEEKMEMNLALYYKDLGRFRVNIFRQKGNVGLVFRHIKAEIMTVEQLDLPPIVKDIAMTKRGLVLVVGATGSGKSTSLAAMIDHRNTTHAGHIISVEDPIEFVHHHKKSIITQREVGFDTHSFGHALRNTLRQAPDVILIGEIRDTETMEAAITFAETGHLCLGTLHSNNANQAIERIMNFFPVERHSQIYLQLSLNLRAIISQRLIPSLDGRRVPALEIMLDTPRIKDLIKRSEVDTLKEAMEQGIEEGCQTFDHVLLQLYKAGKISIEQALINADSANNLRLKIKLAGLKGDEAMAALLDKAAKDEKGFQIQGQLGAAGTKKR, from the coding sequence ATGGATGTTCGCACACTTCTCGAAGTGATGGTCAAGCAGGAAGCCTCGGACCTCTACCTTACTGTCGACGCCCCTCCCATCTACCGCATTCACGGTTCGACGCATCGAACCGATGCCTCACCGTTTACGAATGAGCAGCTGGAGACCTTGGCCCTAGCGCTCATGCGTGGGCAACAACGAGGCGAGTTTGAAGAAAAGATGGAGATGAACCTCGCGCTCTACTACAAGGACCTCGGCCGATTTCGCGTCAATATTTTTCGGCAGAAGGGCAATGTCGGGTTGGTCTTTCGTCATATCAAGGCGGAGATCATGACGGTGGAGCAATTAGACCTTCCGCCGATCGTAAAAGACATCGCTATGACGAAGCGCGGGCTTGTGCTCGTCGTTGGGGCAACCGGCTCAGGGAAATCTACATCACTGGCGGCCATGATTGATCATCGCAACACCACCCATGCAGGCCATATCATCAGCGTGGAGGATCCGATCGAGTTTGTCCACCATCACAAAAAGTCCATTATCACCCAGCGAGAAGTCGGCTTCGACACTCATTCCTTCGGCCATGCCCTGCGAAACACCCTTCGTCAAGCACCGGACGTTATCCTCATTGGCGAAATCCGGGACACAGAGACAATGGAAGCTGCCATCACTTTTGCTGAAACCGGGCATCTTTGCCTCGGCACCCTGCACTCGAACAATGCCAATCAGGCCATCGAGCGTATTATGAATTTTTTCCCTGTGGAACGACATAGCCAGATTTACCTGCAATTGTCGCTGAATCTACGCGCCATTATTTCTCAGCGTTTGATTCCTTCTCTGGATGGCCGACGAGTACCGGCGCTTGAAATCATGCTGGACACCCCGCGCATCAAGGATTTGATCAAGCGGTCTGAAGTAGACACCCTCAAGGAAGCAATGGAGCAAGGCATCGAAGAAGGTTGTCAAACCTTCGACCATGTCCTCTTGCAGCTCTATAAGGCGGGGAAAATCAGCATCGAACAGGCATTGATTAACGCCGACAGTGCCAATAACCTTCGGCTCAAGATCAAGCTCGCCGGCCTGAAAGGCGACGAGGCTATGGCCGCACTGCTGGATAAAGCTGCCAAGGATGAAAAGGGGTTCCAGATTCAAGGGCAGCTGGGAGCGGCGGGCACCAAAAAACGCTGA
- a CDS encoding type IV pilus twitching motility protein PilT, whose protein sequence is MDISKLLTFGVQQGASDCHISAGEPPMIRLHGDLKKLDHPPLTQDETHALIYDMMSDAQRKNFEEHRERDFSFDLGDIARFRVNVFVQGRGLGAVFRTIPTEILPLEKLGMPPIIRQLCDREKGLILVTGPTGSGKSTSLAGMIDYLNNTYEGHILTIEDPVEFVHKSKKCLVNQRELGVHTLSFSNALRAALREDPDIILVGEMRDLETIQLALTAAETGHLVFATLHTSSAPKTVDRIIDAFPPNQQAQVRAQLSETLEAVLTQTLLKKKTGGRIAAVEIMVGTTAVRNLIREGKLHQIPGVMQASQKDGMQTMDMALIDLATRGLVTKAEAQSRSMNPNLFGAAVGAA, encoded by the coding sequence ATTGATATATCAAAACTCCTCACATTCGGCGTCCAGCAAGGGGCGTCAGACTGTCACATTAGTGCCGGCGAGCCGCCCATGATTCGCCTGCACGGAGACCTGAAGAAGTTGGATCACCCACCTCTGACGCAAGACGAGACCCATGCCCTCATTTACGACATGATGAGTGATGCGCAACGAAAGAACTTCGAAGAGCATCGAGAACGCGACTTTTCCTTTGACCTCGGAGACATTGCCCGCTTCCGCGTTAATGTCTTCGTCCAAGGACGTGGATTGGGTGCAGTTTTCCGAACCATTCCAACGGAAATCCTTCCCCTGGAAAAACTGGGAATGCCTCCGATCATTCGGCAACTGTGCGACCGCGAAAAGGGTCTGATCCTCGTCACGGGCCCGACGGGATCAGGCAAGTCCACCTCATTGGCAGGTATGATCGACTACCTCAACAATACCTACGAAGGACACATTCTCACCATCGAAGATCCCGTCGAATTCGTCCATAAATCGAAGAAGTGCCTGGTCAATCAGCGAGAACTGGGCGTGCACACACTGTCGTTTTCGAACGCACTACGGGCAGCTCTACGCGAAGATCCTGACATTATTCTGGTCGGTGAGATGCGCGACTTGGAGACCATTCAGTTGGCATTGACCGCAGCTGAAACGGGCCATCTGGTATTCGCCACACTGCACACATCCAGCGCCCCCAAGACCGTCGACCGCATCATCGATGCATTTCCACCGAATCAGCAGGCGCAAGTCCGCGCCCAATTGTCGGAAACCCTGGAAGCCGTGCTGACACAGACCCTGCTCAAGAAAAAGACCGGCGGACGTATCGCTGCAGTGGAAATCATGGTTGGAACGACAGCAGTTCGAAATCTTATTCGAGAAGGGAAGCTTCACCAAATCCCTGGTGTTATGCAGGCCAGTCAGAAGGACGGCATGCAAACCATGGATATGGCTCTCATCGATTTGGCGACCCGAGGGCTGGTCACCAAGGCCGAGGCACAGTCCAGAAGTATGAACCCCAATTTGTTCGGCGCTGCAGTAGGCGCAGCTTAA
- the bioF gene encoding 8-amino-7-oxononanoate synthase: MFEGHLQELRDHHLFRELHPLASATGPTITLHGRSVILLSSNNYLGLATHPSVIEAAVETTKRYGAGAGASRLVCGTLPSHQALETALAEFKGTEAALSFGSGYLANIGVIPTLIGKTDLIFADRLCHASLIEGCRLSGATLRIYRHCDMNHLEQLLAKRSPAKPTLIVTDGLFSMDGDIAPLADLTRLAKRYGANVYVDDAHGTGILGSTGRGTLEHCGVESSLPYHMGTLSKAIGSVGGYLAGSRSFIDYLINTCRAFIYTTASPPASAAAATAALRIIQEEPARRIRLWENRNRLVQALTSLGFQLGPSASPILPIIVGAPERAIRLAQTLLTFGVYAPAIRPPTVPPATSRIRLTVTADHTAEQLDEVVSALERAGQALRLI; the protein is encoded by the coding sequence ATGTTTGAGGGCCACCTTCAAGAACTCCGCGACCATCATCTGTTTCGGGAACTTCATCCCCTCGCATCCGCTACCGGCCCGACAATCACACTCCATGGCCGATCCGTCATCCTATTGAGTTCCAACAATTACCTTGGTCTCGCCACACATCCTTCTGTGATCGAGGCAGCTGTTGAAACGACGAAGCGGTATGGAGCTGGGGCCGGGGCCTCGCGTCTTGTGTGTGGCACGCTTCCTTCCCACCAAGCCCTGGAGACGGCATTGGCCGAATTCAAGGGGACCGAGGCTGCCCTAAGTTTTGGATCGGGATACCTGGCAAACATCGGCGTAATCCCTACCCTGATCGGAAAGACTGACCTGATATTCGCCGACCGCCTATGTCATGCGAGCTTAATCGAAGGATGCCGATTGAGTGGCGCGACCCTTCGCATATACCGCCACTGCGACATGAATCACCTAGAGCAGTTGCTGGCGAAACGGTCTCCAGCCAAACCCACCCTGATTGTGACCGATGGGCTCTTCAGCATGGACGGAGACATTGCCCCGCTGGCAGACCTGACTCGTCTAGCCAAACGTTATGGGGCGAACGTATACGTCGATGACGCTCACGGCACAGGGATCCTGGGGTCGACCGGACGCGGGACGCTTGAGCACTGCGGAGTGGAATCTTCTCTCCCCTACCACATGGGAACCCTCAGTAAAGCGATTGGAAGCGTCGGGGGGTATTTGGCAGGTTCACGTTCATTCATCGACTATCTCATCAACACGTGTCGGGCCTTTATCTATACTACTGCCTCTCCCCCTGCTTCCGCCGCTGCAGCGACCGCTGCCCTTCGGATTATCCAGGAGGAGCCCGCACGTCGGATCCGGCTCTGGGAAAACCGTAATCGTCTTGTACAAGCACTGACAAGTCTTGGATTCCAACTCGGCCCGTCGGCGAGTCCCATTTTACCGATCATCGTCGGAGCCCCAGAACGCGCCATCCGGTTGGCCCAAACGCTGTTGACATTCGGCGTATACGCTCCAGCCATTCGTCCACCCACTGTTCCACCGGCCACCAGCCGAATCCGTCTGACGGTCACGGCTGACCATACCGCCGAACAACTTGATGAAGTGGTCTCGGCGTTGGAGCGAGCTGGTCAGGCACTCAGGCTTATCTAG